From the genome of Ovis aries strain OAR_USU_Benz2616 breed Rambouillet chromosome 5, ARS-UI_Ramb_v3.0, whole genome shotgun sequence:
AGTCCTATTATTTGGAAAGCAAAAGCTCTTTCCTGGATTAATCAAGgtcaagaaaaattattttttgcttgtGCTTCAATAAATATTGTTATGTATATATAACCCTCACCTATTTTCTGTTTACCATGTCTGTCTTGTTTGAAATAATGGAAAACTGGAATACCAGTTCAGATTTCATTCTCCTAGGACTTCTTAATCACACAGGAGCCCACCAATTTCTTTTTGTGTTGGTTCTGATAACTGCCTTCATCTCTTTTGTGGGCAATGCCCTCATGTTTCTCCTGATTCTCCTGGACTCTGGGCTCCACAGGCCCATGTACGTCCTACTGAGCCAACTCTCCCTCATGGACATGATACTGGTTATCACCATTGTGCCTAAAATGGCTGCTGACTATTTGACCGGCAGGATGTTCATCTCCCTAGTTGGCTGTGGGTTCCAGATCTTCTTCTTTCTCACTTTGGAAGGGGGCGAGTGTTTCCTCTTAGCAGCCATGTCCTATGACCGTTATGTCGCTATTTGCCATCCACTGAGATACCCAGTCCTCATGAGCTGGCGATTATGCTTAAGAATGAGTTTGGGATCGTGGTTCCTTGGCGCAGCTGATGGGCTCATGCAGGCTGCTGCTACGCTGAACTTCTCATTTTGCAGGACACATGAGATTGATCACTTCTTTTGTGAGGCCCCCTCTCTGGTGCGTTTGGCTTGTGCTGACACTTCTGTCTTTGAGTATGCTATGTATGTGTGCTGCGTGTTAATGCTCCTAGTCCCCATTTCCCTCATCTTGATTTCCTATAGTCTTATCCTTGCCGCTGTTCTCCAGATGCGTTCTAATGAAGCCCGCAAGAAGGCTTTTACCACTTGCTCCTCACATATTTCCGTGGTGGGACTGTTTTTTGGAGCAGCCATTTTTACCTACATGAGACCCAAATCCTACAGGTCAGCTAACCATGATAAGGTTGTGTCAGCATTCTATACCATCTTCACCCCTGTGCTAAACCCCCTCATCTATAGTCTGAGGAACAGTGAAGTCAAGGGAGCTCTGAGAAAGTGTATGGATCAGTGTGCTGCCTTAAGTCATGATTAAGATTACATTGATTTGCCTCAGAGTTCACGGTTGTAAAAAAGTGATTGTGTaaaatttctttgagaaaaattatATAGCCATTACATCTTTGtgtgttatttctgttttactttggAATGTGTACAGATGTCCAAATTTTGGTATCATTTATTAGACTGTCATCAACAAATCAGACTGAGGATTGTTTAAAATCTGCTAATCAAAAATTCTTATGAAATGTTTCCACACCATATTTCATGATAAATGCTTTTTCAAACAAAGAACAAAGTAGTCAAACACTATTGAAGTTTGTTGGTTTTGagttgaggtataatttataagTGATAGAATATTCATATCTGAAGGGTGCTTTTGAATAAGTTTCAGAAGCACATGTGCTGGTAACTTATACCCAGTAGCAAGAGACAAAATTTTCACAAGATCAAAAGCACCCCTTATGCCCTTTTCCAATGAAATTCCTCAACCCAGAGACAAACACTGGTCTGCTTTGTATCTCTGTTAGTTTAACCTAATCTAGTATCCCATATAAGTGAAAACAcagtagatatttttattttatcttatatctTTCTCtcaatatgtttttaaagatttctatGCAATTTTATGTctataaatagttttttttttcaattgctaGGTAGTGTTTCCTTGTatcaccatttatttatttactactcTAGTGATAGTCATCTGGGCTATTTTCACCCTGGAGTGTTATTGCTCAAGTTgcttttaatctatttttcttttctatgttatcatatatatatatatatatatatatatatatttattttacttttttggtagATGCATGAATTACCTTTTAGTAATCTGCTTTCAAAGTGGATGTTTGACTTTAAACTCCTACTAGCAAAGCACCTGAATAGCAGTTGCTCCAAATTGGTGGCAATTGAGTGTGTTACTGTTTGTGTTTATTGTAATTAATGTTATAATTAGTTtgaatttgattttcatttcccttatgTGAAACAATGCTGCATACTTTTATATTAGCTTATTGCATATTTGTATCTCTTTCTTTGTGAATGATTCATTCAGATgttgaaagtaaaaacaaagataGCTGCTTCTAAATCAAAAACAATCTGGTTGTTTACTGATAGACAACACATGATGTTCATaggaatatttgattttttaaataaaattgtattggTTTACTTATTAAAAGGTTTCTcatatctgtgtttcttttcaatttttgaaGATCAACTATTTTCATTGGACTGGGTATGTATATCTGGTATGCTGAATATCTTCCAGCTTCTCCACAGAACTGAGACTCTAggcttctttattttaattatgtactgtaacaaaatatttcaattaCTTTGGTGGAATTATATTATTGGAAATACAAAATTTTGCTTGTATATAGTACTCTTTACCCAAAgaaggaatataaaaaaatagattattatatttatgttttgCTGTTCAAGGTATTATgtacaaaaataataatcattagTTAAtctatgaaagaaaggaaaatttttattgtagtcaacctaaggactgcaaggagatccaaccagtccattctgaaggagatcagccctgggatttctttggaaggaatgatgctaaagctgaaactccagtactttggccacctcatgcgaagagttgactcattggaaaagactctgatggtgggagggattgggggcaggaggagaaggggacgactgaggatgacatggctggatggcatcactgactcaatgaatgcaagtctgagtgaactccgggagttggtgatagacagggagcttggcgtgctgcgattcatggggttgcaaagagtcggacacggctgagcgactgaactgaactgaactgaactcctctgtcttttcttaaCTCAACTTGAACTCCTGACAGTTCACatttcaggtactgttgaagactggcttggagaattttgagcattactttgctagtgtgtcagatgagtgcaattgtgacatagtttgaacattctttgacattgcctttccttgggattggaatgaaaactgatcttttccaatcctgtggccactgatgagttttccaaatttgctgccatattgagtgtggcactttgacatcatcttttaggatttgaaatagctcgactggaattccatcacctttgcTAACTTTGTTTgcagcgatgcttcctaaggcccacttgacttcacattccaggatgtctggctctaggtgagttatcacaccatcatggttatctgagtcatgaacatctttttttgtatagtattctttttcagattatatcACATTACAGGTTATTGCATGGTATGGAATAtcattttctgtgctatacaggagatACTTGTTATCtttggttatctactttataaaCAGTAagtagtgtgtgtatattaatCTCAAACTCTTGCTTTGTCCTTCCCTGATTTCCCCTTTTGgcaaccataggtttgttttctatgaatgtgagtctgtttttattttgtaaacaagttcacttgtatcacttttttttttttttttttttagattctgtgtataaatgggcttcccaggtggtgctaatggtaaagaacccacgtgctaatgcaggagacataaaagatgtgagtttgatcccagagttgaggaagatcccctgtaggagggcatggcaacctactacagtattcttgcctggagaatctcatggacagaggagcctggtgggctatggtccatacggtcacaaagagtcaggcacaattaaagtaatttagcatgcatgcatgtgtaagtgatatcatatgatatctgtctttctttgtctggcttacttcatttactATAATAATCTAGGTCCACCTATGTTGatgcaaatgtcattatttcattcttttttaaaggctgagtaatattccattatatatttcTCTACTTCTATATCTATTTATTATCTAtctgtatatatctgtatatatactaCAACTTCTGTATTAATTCATCTGTTTataaacatttaggttgcttcaatgtcttggttattataattagtgctgcaatgaacattggtgtacatgtatctttgaaaaaaaaattcatcttttcAGGATACATGGCCAGGAGTGAGATTGGTGAATTATATGGGAGttatatatttagattttaagGCACCTCCTTActattcttcatagtggctgctcCAATTTACGTTCTCACCAATAGTTTAGAAGGACTCCCTTTTCTCcctaccttctccagcatttattatttatagactttttgataatggccattctgaccagtctGTGGTGAtacgtcattgtggttttgatttgcatttctctaataattacctatgatgagcatctcttcatgtatCCATCAGCCATgtgcatgtcttctttgaagaaatgtctgtttaagtcttctgttcactgtttttgtttgtttgttttgggtacTGAGCTGTATGagttatttctatattttggaacTAAATCCTTGCTGatcatatcatttgtaaatattttctcccattcagtatgttgctttgttgctttgttttttatttattgcataaaatcttttaagtttaattaggtcccacttgtttatttctgcttttgtttccattactgtaggagacatataatttatgtcaaagagtgttctgtctatggcttcccctgcaggggcaTGAGTTCCAtacctggtaggggaactaactTCTTGCAAGACACATGGtacagttataaataaataaaatctttaacaaaagagCAAACAAACCTAAAATCAGCACAAGGAAGGGGGCAATGATCAAagagataataaataaaatagaaattgaaaagcaatagaaaaataaaaccaaaaacttcatttttcttttttgaaaggattgaagaaaataaaaaaaattctggccaggctcaccaagagaaaaaaagagagagagagagagagagaatgaatgcaaataaacaaaattagaactgaaagaggaaaaatagaaaccaatatcagagaaattaaaaaaaaatcatagagaatattatagaaaactataggccaacatggagcaggcaatggcaccccactccagtactcttgcctggaaactcccatggacggaggggcctggcaggctgaagtccatggggtcgtgacgagtcggacacgactgagcgacttcactttcactttcatgcattggagaaggaaatggcaatccactccagcgttcttgcctggagaatcccagggaaggaggagcctggtgggcttctgtctatggggtcgcacagagttggacacgactgaagcgtcttagcagcagcagcataggccaacaaatttgacaacctagaagaaatgagcAAGTTTCTGGAAATATACAGTccaccaaaactgaatcaagatACAATAGATAACCTGAACAGACTTACCACTAGAGGTGAAATAGAATTTGTCCTTaataaaagaattattaaaaacaaaagtctaggacTGAATGGATTCACAAGggagttatacacacatataaagttTGCTATTCTGTATATTCTgcaatacatttataatttttgttctttGACCATTCTAACTATGGCCCTACTTTAAGACATTCACAAAGTTCATTCCTTGCAGACAATCTACTAccagaaatttaaataattatttcccCCAGTTTTTTCAAAGTCTCTAGTGAAAAATGTCTCTAATAAATAATTCATCCATATTCCTCCAACATAAACTAGTCACTGTCTCATCCTGACCCTCTACATTTCCTTTTACCTTTTCTTCACATATAGTGGCACCATTTGTTTATCCTCACATAAAGTGGTGCACATCTTTGggtgtgtttctgtctctttattcttGAATACACATAATTTGAAAGCCtacatttatatatgaaaaagacagtgtttatatatttgttgaataaatgaatagaacTTATATAGAATAGCTTACTAGTCAGCAAATATCACACCTGTCTGACACATAGTTATGATGTGTGCATATAAAGTATGTGTTTTCTTGATCCCTTGACACTGGCCTTGACCAAGTGACTTGACTAATAGAATATGGATGAATTTGGGGGTATGATAgccaaagcttttctttttttaaattttatttttactttattttgctttacaatagtgtattggttttgccatacattgacatgaatccgccacgggtgtatatgagttcccaatcctgaagccacctcccatctcccaccccattatcatctctctagatcatccctgtgccccagccccaagcatcctgtatcctgtattgaacatagactggtgattcatttcttacatggtagtatacatgattcaatgctattctcccaaatcatcccaccctctccctctcccacagagtccaaaagtccattctatacatctgtgtctcttttgctgtctcacatacagggttatcattaccatctttttaaattccatatatatgtgttagtatactgtattcatgtttttctttctggcttacttcactctgtataatcggctccagtttcatccatctcattagaactgattcaaatgtattatttttaatgaccgGGTAatacttcattctgtatatgtaccacagatttcttatccattcgtctgctggtggacatctaggttgtttccatgtcctggctattataaacagtgctgcaatgaacattggggtacatgtgtctctttctattctggtttcctcggtgtgtatgcccagcagtggaattgctgggtcataaggtagttctatttgtaattttttaaggaatctccacactgttcttcatagtggctgtactaatttgcattcccaccaacagtgtaagagggttccctttctccacactctctccagcacttattgcttgtagacttttggattactgccattctgactagtgtgaaatggtacctcattgtggttttgatttgcatttctctgataatgagtgatgttgagcatcttttcatgtgtttgttagccatccatatgtcttctttggagaaatgtctattaagtt
Proteins encoded in this window:
- the LOC101118102 gene encoding olfactory receptor 2T8-like: MSVLFEIMENWNTSSDFILLGLLNHTGAHQFLFVLVLITAFISFVGNALMFLLILLDSGLHRPMYVLLSQLSLMDMILVITIVPKMAADYLTGRMFISLVGCGFQIFFFLTLEGGECFLLAAMSYDRYVAICHPLRYPVLMSWRLCLRMSLGSWFLGAADGLMQAAATLNFSFCRTHEIDHFFCEAPSLVRLACADTSVFEYAMYVCCVLMLLVPISLILISYSLILAAVLQMRSNEARKKAFTTCSSHISVVGLFFGAAIFTYMRPKSYRSANHDKVVSAFYTIFTPVLNPLIYSLRNSEVKGALRKCMDQCAALSHD